Part of the Actinomycetota bacterium genome, GCGGCTGCCTTTGAAGCCTGCGTTCCCGCCGGAGCTCCACGCGATCACGTTGCCCTGGGGATCGGTGAAGGTGATGATCGTGTTGTTGAAGCTCGACGTGATGTGGACCTGGGCGTGGGCGACGTTCTTCCGCTCGCGCTTCTTCGCGCGTCCCTTCTTGGGTGCTGCCATGATCAGTGCTCCCTCAAGTCTTGCGCTGATGCTTGCGGATGCCGCCGACAGCGCGGCGCGGACCCTTGCGGGTGCGGGCGTTGGTGTGGGTGCGCTGACCTCGAACCGGCAGACCGAGACGGTGGCGGATGCCCTGGTAGCTGCCGATCTCGATCTTGCGCTTGATGTTGTTGGCGACCTCACGCCGCAGGTCGCCCTCCACCCGAAGGTTGTTGTCGATGTACAGTCGGATGCGCTGCACCTCGTCGTCGGTCAGGTCACGGACGCGCGTGTCACCGTTGCACCCGACCGCGACGCAGATCTCCTCGGCGGTGCTCCCGCCGACGCCGTAGATGTAGGTGAGCGCCACCGTCACCCGCTTGTCGCGGGGAAGGTCGACACCGGCGATACGGGCCACGCTGTCCTCCTTCGTCTCAGCCTTGGCGTTGCTTGTGGCGCGGGTTGGTGCAGATCACCATCACGCGTCCCTTGCGGCGGATGATCTTGCAGTTGTCGCAGATCCGCTTCACGGATGGGTGAACCTTCACGGACGTGTCCTTCTCACGGCCGGCGCGCCGGCTGGCCGCTACTTGTAGCGGTAGGTGATGCGACCACGCGTGAGGTCGTAGGGGCTGAGCTCGACGACCACCCGGTCGCCGGGGAGGATCCGGATGTAGTGCATCCGCATCTTCCCCGAGATGTGGGCCAACACCTTGTGCCCGTTGTCGAGCTCGACGCGGAACATGGTATTGGGCAGCGGTTCGAGGACGGTGCCCTCAACCTGGATGGCCTCTTCCTTCTCCGCCAAAGCCGGGTTCCTCACGTCGTGCGGGTCCTGCCGCCCGACGCGGCCGCAAACACGTCGGTACGCGGTCGGGTCGGAACGAGAGTATGGCCCGGTCAGGCCGGGCCTCGGACCGAGGCTACCAGTCGGGTAGAGGCTCGTCCAACGGCCGCGCCGGCTCGTCGTCGCGCGCGGTGAGCACCCATGGTCCGTCCTCGGTGATCGCCACGGTGTGCTCCCAGTGCACGGACGGGCGGCCGTCGGCGGTGACCACCGTCCAGCCGTCTTCCAGAGTCCGGGTCCGCGCGGCGACCAGGTTGAACATCGGTTCGATCGCGAGGACCCACCCGCGCGACAGCCGCAGGCCCCGCCCGGCGCTGCCGTAGTTGGGGACGGCCGGGTCCTCGTGCAGCGACCGGCCGATGCCGTGCCCGACGTATTCACGAACTACGCCGTAGCCGTGTTCGGCGGCGTGCGACTCGATGGCCGCGCCGATGTCTCCCAGCCGCCGCCCGTGGACGGCCTGCTGCAACCCCGCCCACAGCCCCCGACGGGTGGTCGTCAGCAGATCGCGGAGTTCCGGTTTGAGGCTCTCCTGACCGCCGACCGGGATGGTGATCGCCGAATCGCCGTGGAAGCCGTCCACGATCGCACCACAGTCGATCGACAGCAGGTCTCCTTCGGCCAGCACCACCTGCTTGGACGGGATGCCGTGCACGATCTCGTGGTTGACCGACGTGCACAGCGATGCCGGGAAGCCGCGGTACCCCTTGAAGGAGGGCACCGCGCCGTGTCCGCGGATGACCTCCTCGGCGATCCGGTCGAGGTCGAGTGTGGTCATACCCGGCTCGACGGTGGCGATCAGCCGTTCCAGCGTGCGGGCAACGACCTGGCCGGCCTTGGCCATCTTGGCGATGTCGTCGGCGGACTTCCGGATGATCATTGATGGGCTTCCGGCGGGGCGACGTACTCGGCGAGGATCCCGAGCGCACGTTTGAGGACGTCCTGGACCGACCCGACCGCGTCGACGTCGCGGAGCAGTCCGCGCTGCCAGTAGAAGAACTCCAAAGGCTCGGTCTGACGGTGGTAGACGTCGAGCCGGTTGCGCACGACGTCCTCCGTATCGTCCTTGCGGTGGACCACCTCTCCGCCGCATGGACAAGCGTCGTCCTCCGGCGGCGGATCGAAGTCGACGTGGTAGTTGCGACCACAGTTGTCACACACCCGTCGGCCGGTGATGCGCTGCACCACCTGATCCTCGTCGATCGAGAACCGCAGCACGCAATCCAACGGCTGTCGCAGATCGGCTAGGAGCCCCTCGAGCGCCTGCGCCTGAGGGACGGTCCGCGGGAAACCGTCCAGCACGAACCCGTTCGCGGCGTCGTCCTCGTCGAGCCGGTCGCGGACCATGGCGACCACCACGTCGTCGGGGACGAGGTCACCGGAGCTCATGTACTCCTCGGCCTTCTGCCCCAGCTCCGTGCCGTTGCGCACGTGAGCACGGAAGATGTCACCGGTCGCGATGTGGGGGATGTCGTAGACGTCGGCGACACGCCTGGCCTGAGTGCCCTTCCCCGCCCCGGGCGGGCCGAGGAGGATGACGCGCAACGCCTCGTCTTCCGCCACCTCCTGAGTCATGCCAGGAAGCCCTCGTAGTTGCGCTGCAGCAGCTGGCTTTCGATCTGCTTCATGGTCTCGAGCGCGACCCCGACCACGATCAGCAGCGAGATCCCTCCCAGCGGGAACGATGTCACGTTGGCCAGCGCCAACGCCACGAAGGGGATCACCGCGACGGTGGTGAGGTACAGCGAACCGGGGAGCGTGATCCGGCTCAGCACCCGGTCCAGGTACTCGGCGGTGGCGCGACCCGGCCGGATGCCGGGGATGAAGCCGCCGTAGCGCTTGATGTTGTCGGCGACCTCAACCGGGTTGAACGCGATCGCCGTGTAGAAGTAGGTGAAGAACATGTTCAGCGCGGCGAACACCGCGATGTACACGAAGCTGCTCGGGTTGGCGAGGTAGCGGTCGTTGAACTCGACCATGGGCTGCCACGCCGTGATCGAGGCGGCCAGCGTCGGGAGGTACATCATCGACGACGCGAAGATGATCGGGATGACGCCTGCCTGGTTCACCTTCAGCGGGATGTAGGTGCTCTGGCCACCGTAGACCCGCCGACCGACCTGCCGCCGCGCGTACTGAACCGGGATGCGTCGCTGGCCCTGCTCCATGAACACGATCGCGATCGTGAGGAAGATGCCCAGGACCATCACCATGGTGAACACGAACCCGCCGCGGGTCGCCAGGACGTTACCGCCCTGCGCGGGCATCGCCGCGATGATCGAGATGTAGATCAACAGCGACATGCCGTTGCCGACCCCACGCTGGGTGATCAGCTCGCCGAGCCACATGATGAACGACGTGCCGGCGGTCAGCGTCAGGACGATCAGCGCGATCGTCCAGGCGTCGGCGTCCGGCAGGACGTTCTGACCGAACAGGGAGTTGGGACCCGACTGGCGGGCCAGGACGGTCAGCCCGCTCGACTGCAGCAGTGCCAGCGCCACCGTGACGTACCGGGTCCACTGCGTGATCTTGCGGCGTCCCTGCTCGCCCTCGCGCTGCCACTGCTCGAGCCGTGGGATCACCACGGCCAGCAGCTGCATGATGATGCTCGCGGTGATGTAGGGCATGATCCCCAGCGCGAACACCGCCATCTGGCCGAGTGCCCCACCGGAGAACATGTTGATCAGGGCGGTCAGGCCCGACTGGTCACCGGCGGCGGCGCGGACCAGGTCGAAATCCACACCCGGCACCGGAATCCAGGACCCCAGCCGGAAGACCCCGATGATCGCCACGGTGAACAGGATCTTGCGCCGCAGGTCCGGCGCCTTGAAGGCGTTGATGAAGGCCCTGAGCATCCGATCCGACCCGTTCGACGACCGACCGCTTCCAAGCGGCCGGGAGGAGTGGCGAGCCTACCGGCTCTCGCCGGACTCCACGGATCCCCCCGCGGCCGTGAGCTTGTCGCGAGCTGACCTCGAGACGCGATCGACACGCACGGTCAGCTGTTTGGACACTTCGCCGTGGCCAAGCACCTTGACCGGATGCTTGTTCTTGCCCACCAGTCCGCGCTCGCGGAGCGTGTCGGGGGTGACCTCGTCACCGTCCGCGAACGCAGCATCGAGCTTGGCGACGTTGACGATCGCGTACTCCACGCGGCTGCGCGGGGTGCCGAAACCGGGCAGCTTCGGCTGGCGACGCTTCAACGGCATCTGACCGCCCTCGAAGCCGACGGGGACGGTCCCGCG contains:
- the infA gene encoding translation initiation factor IF-1, translated to MAEKEEAIQVEGTVLEPLPNTMFRVELDNGHKVLAHISGKMRMHYIRILPGDRVVVELSPYDLTRGRITYRYK
- a CDS encoding adenylate kinase, giving the protein MRVILLGPPGAGKGTQARRVADVYDIPHIATGDIFRAHVRNGTELGQKAEEYMSSGDLVPDDVVVAMVRDRLDEDDAANGFVLDGFPRTVPQAQALEGLLADLRQPLDCVLRFSIDEDQVVQRITGRRVCDNCGRNYHVDFDPPPEDDACPCGGEVVHRKDDTEDVVRNRLDVYHRQTEPLEFFYWQRGLLRDVDAVGSVQDVLKRALGILAEYVAPPEAHQ
- the map gene encoding type I methionyl aminopeptidase, with product MIIRKSADDIAKMAKAGQVVARTLERLIATVEPGMTTLDLDRIAEEVIRGHGAVPSFKGYRGFPASLCTSVNHEIVHGIPSKQVVLAEGDLLSIDCGAIVDGFHGDSAITIPVGGQESLKPELRDLLTTTRRGLWAGLQQAVHGRRLGDIGAAIESHAAEHGYGVVREYVGHGIGRSLHEDPAVPNYGSAGRGLRLSRGWVLAIEPMFNLVAARTRTLEDGWTVVTADGRPSVHWEHTVAITEDGPWVLTARDDEPARPLDEPLPDW
- the rpsM gene encoding 30S ribosomal protein S13; the encoded protein is MARIAGVDLPRDKRVTVALTYIYGVGGSTAEEICVAVGCNGDTRVRDLTDDEVQRIRLYIDNNLRVEGDLRREVANNIKRKIEIGSYQGIRHRLGLPVRGQRTHTNARTRKGPRRAVGGIRKHQRKT
- the secY gene encoding preprotein translocase subunit SecY yields the protein MLRAFINAFKAPDLRRKILFTVAIIGVFRLGSWIPVPGVDFDLVRAAAGDQSGLTALINMFSGGALGQMAVFALGIMPYITASIIMQLLAVVIPRLEQWQREGEQGRRKITQWTRYVTVALALLQSSGLTVLARQSGPNSLFGQNVLPDADAWTIALIVLTLTAGTSFIMWLGELITQRGVGNGMSLLIYISIIAAMPAQGGNVLATRGGFVFTMVMVLGIFLTIAIVFMEQGQRRIPVQYARRQVGRRVYGGQSTYIPLKVNQAGVIPIIFASSMMYLPTLAASITAWQPMVEFNDRYLANPSSFVYIAVFAALNMFFTYFYTAIAFNPVEVADNIKRYGGFIPGIRPGRATAEYLDRVLSRITLPGSLYLTTVAVIPFVALALANVTSFPLGGISLLIVVGVALETMKQIESQLLQRNYEGFLA
- the rplO gene encoding 50S ribosomal protein L15 → MKVHHLKPAEGATRSKRRVGRGDRGKGGKTAGRGTKGTGARGTVPVGFEGGQMPLKRRQPKLPGFGTPRSRVEYAIVNVAKLDAAFADGDEVTPDTLRERGLVGKNKHPVKVLGHGEVSKQLTVRVDRVSRSARDKLTAAGGSVESGESR
- the rpmJ gene encoding 50S ribosomal protein L36, whose translation is MKVHPSVKRICDNCKIIRRKGRVMVICTNPRHKQRQG